The Chryseobacterium sp. 52 genome includes a region encoding these proteins:
- a CDS encoding energy transducer TonB encodes MKHLNQNQEFRFNEVLFEHRNKEYGAYALRNESDRILTKALFIGVSLLAAISITPLVISAFRTEPSVHVPTDGPPVVIKLKKIDQSERPPVEIVKPVQPVAPPNVKQFDSSVPTPTKDAIEPIKQTKPKDATPGLIDNFKGDPVKPDTHLPPPPVIGSGPIISDPVVPVPKVPDNHIAGIGELSAEAAFSGGIESFRTKMINKFDSSGFEGQGDTVRTVITFIVEKDGTISGIKANGTDAEFNKEAMRAIKSIGGTWKPAKNKQGETVRSYFKFPISMNFE; translated from the coding sequence ATGAAACACCTAAACCAAAACCAGGAATTTCGTTTCAACGAAGTCCTTTTTGAGCACCGTAACAAGGAATACGGAGCCTATGCATTAAGAAATGAATCAGATAGAATACTAACCAAAGCACTCTTTATAGGGGTGAGTTTATTGGCCGCCATTTCGATTACTCCATTAGTCATTTCAGCGTTTAGAACCGAACCTTCTGTGCATGTGCCTACAGATGGACCTCCTGTAGTAATTAAATTAAAGAAGATAGATCAGTCTGAAAGACCACCTGTAGAAATTGTAAAGCCTGTTCAGCCTGTTGCACCTCCAAATGTGAAACAATTTGACAGCTCTGTTCCAACACCTACAAAAGATGCGATAGAACCAATTAAACAGACCAAACCTAAAGATGCAACTCCTGGATTAATAGATAATTTCAAAGGAGATCCGGTGAAACCTGACACCCATTTACCACCACCTCCAGTTATAGGGAGTGGACCTATTATTAGTGATCCAGTGGTACCAGTTCCAAAAGTTCCTGATAATCATATTGCAGGTATCGGAGAATTAAGTGCTGAAGCAGCATTTTCTGGAGGGATTGAATCATTCAGAACTAAAATGATCAATAAATTTGATTCATCAGGTTTTGAAGGTCAGGGAGATACTGTAAGAACAGTGATTACTTTTATAGTAGAAAAAGACGGAACCATTTCTGGAATCAAAGCTAACGGGACAGACGCTGAATTTAATAAAGAGGCCATGAGAGCTATTAAAAGTATTGGCGGAACATGGAAACCTGCTAAAAATAAGCAGGGTGAAACCGTAAGAAGTTATTTTAAGTTTCCGATCTCTATGAACTTTGAATAA
- a CDS encoding ParA family protein, whose translation MAKIIGIANQKGGVGKTTTAVNLAAALGVLEKRILIIDADPQANATSGLGVEDVQYSTYNLLEHSADTRTCIKRTASPNLDIIPSHIDLVAAEIELVDKVNREYMLKKALAEVRDDYDYIIIDCAPSLGLITVNALTAADSVIIPIQCEYFALEGLGKLLNTVKNVQKIHNKDLGIEGLLLTMYDSRLRLSNQVVEEVNSHFPDMVFETIISRNVRLSEAPSFGESILNYDAESKGAIQYIQLAEEVLLKNENLVKN comes from the coding sequence ATGGCAAAAATCATAGGTATCGCTAATCAAAAAGGAGGAGTTGGAAAAACTACCACAGCTGTAAACTTGGCGGCAGCGTTGGGGGTATTGGAAAAAAGAATATTGATCATTGATGCCGACCCGCAGGCTAATGCAACTTCCGGGCTTGGTGTGGAAGATGTTCAGTACTCTACATACAACCTTCTGGAGCATAGCGCAGATACAAGAACCTGTATCAAAAGAACCGCTAGTCCCAATCTGGATATTATTCCTTCTCACATTGACCTGGTAGCAGCAGAAATTGAGCTTGTGGATAAAGTAAACCGTGAGTATATGCTGAAAAAAGCATTGGCAGAAGTGAGAGATGATTATGATTACATTATTATTGACTGTGCACCCAGTTTAGGGCTTATTACAGTGAATGCACTTACCGCGGCAGATTCTGTGATCATCCCGATTCAGTGTGAATATTTCGCATTAGAAGGATTAGGCAAGCTTTTGAATACCGTTAAAAATGTACAGAAGATCCATAATAAAGATCTTGGAATTGAAGGTCTTCTTCTTACGATGTACGACAGCAGACTGAGATTGTCAAACCAGGTTGTGGAAGAAGTAAATTCGCATTTTCCGGATATGGTTTTTGAAACAATCATCAGCAGAAATGTAAGATTAAGTGAAGCACCGAGTTTCGGAGAAAGTATCCTGAACTACGATGCGGAAAGTAAAGGAGCTATTCAGTATATTCAGCTTGCAGAAGAAGTTCTGTTGAAGAACGAAAATTTAGTAAAAAATTAA
- a CDS encoding ParB/RepB/Spo0J family partition protein, with protein MKDKKRAMGRGLGAILSAESKASINSATDEGADKFVGNIVEVALEDIYPNPTQPRTYFDEKALNELALSIKNLGVIQPVTLRKDGGRFEIISGERRYRASKIAGLSTIPAYIRLVNDQELLEMALVENIQREDLDAIEIALTYQRLLDEIGLTQENLSQRVGKDRSTITNSIRLLRLNPDIQNAIRSGEISAGHGRAIISLESEEHQQILFDLIIKEKLNVRQAEQAAAALKSPKSPAAKKVNAELSNNYKRAQKTIADILDVKVEIKTSGNGKKGKILLDFKNEEELEYILSHIK; from the coding sequence ATGAAGGACAAAAAAAGAGCTATGGGACGCGGTCTGGGCGCTATTCTAAGTGCTGAATCCAAAGCGAGTATCAACTCCGCTACCGATGAAGGAGCAGATAAGTTTGTAGGGAATATTGTAGAAGTAGCCCTTGAGGATATTTATCCGAATCCTACCCAGCCGAGAACTTATTTTGATGAAAAAGCATTAAACGAACTTGCCCTGTCGATTAAAAACCTAGGGGTAATCCAGCCGGTTACTTTAAGGAAAGATGGTGGAAGATTCGAAATCATATCCGGGGAAAGACGTTACCGTGCAAGTAAAATTGCCGGACTTTCGACGATTCCGGCATATATCCGTTTGGTAAATGACCAGGAGCTTCTTGAGATGGCTCTTGTTGAAAATATTCAGAGAGAAGATCTTGATGCGATTGAAATTGCTTTAACGTATCAGAGACTTTTGGATGAGATTGGCCTTACCCAGGAAAATCTGAGCCAGAGAGTAGGAAAGGACAGAAGTACCATCACGAACTCTATCAGATTGTTGAGATTGAATCCGGATATTCAGAATGCCATCAGAAGCGGTGAGATCTCTGCAGGTCACGGAAGAGCGATTATCAGCCTTGAAAGTGAAGAACACCAACAGATCTTGTTTGATCTGATTATCAAAGAAAAACTCAATGTACGCCAGGCTGAACAGGCTGCTGCTGCATTGAAAAGCCCTAAATCACCGGCAGCGAAAAAAGTAAATGCTGAGCTTTCCAATAACTATAAAAGAGCCCAGAAAACGATTGCTGATATTTTAGACGTAAAAGTAGAAATCAAAACCTCCGGAAACGGTAAAAAAGGTAAAATCCTCCTGGACTTCAAAAATGAAGAAGAACTGGAGTATATTTTATCCCATATTAAATAA
- a CDS encoding DUF5683 domain-containing protein — MKKIFFTFFLCTFAFVYSQVTPGDTVRIGPLPKDSVAVIAKPAKPAKSVKTEARIIEDLENANGPTKKTVKLNPTRAGLYSAVFPGLGQYYNKRYIKIPIVWGAVGAGVGYALWSNNQYKKYREYYIAKLNGTPNEFVDSHPWLDKKALGNAQDRSKRQRDYAIAITGLIYILNIVDAVVDAHLYESRHDPDLTFNPTVIQDQYGFSTPKTGLSLSYRF; from the coding sequence ATGAAGAAAATATTTTTCACATTTTTTTTGTGCACTTTTGCTTTCGTTTATTCGCAGGTAACTCCTGGTGATACCGTTCGTATAGGACCTCTTCCTAAGGACAGTGTTGCCGTGATTGCCAAGCCTGCCAAACCCGCAAAATCTGTGAAAACAGAAGCCAGGATCATAGAAGATCTTGAAAATGCGAACGGACCTACAAAGAAAACAGTCAAGCTAAACCCTACAAGAGCCGGGCTGTATTCTGCAGTATTTCCGGGACTTGGACAATATTACAACAAAAGGTATATTAAAATTCCTATTGTTTGGGGAGCTGTAGGAGCAGGTGTAGGCTATGCACTCTGGAGCAATAATCAGTACAAAAAATACCGTGAATATTATATTGCAAAACTCAACGGGACACCTAACGAATTCGTAGACAGCCATCCCTGGTTGGATAAAAAAGCGTTGGGAAATGCTCAGGACAGGTCAAAAAGACAAAGAGACTACGCGATTGCCATCACAGGTCTTATCTATATCCTGAATATTGTAGATGCTGTGGTAGATGCGCACCTCTACGAAAGCCGTCATGACCCGGATCTTACTTTCAATCCTACGGTAATCCAGGATCAGTATGGGTTTTCTACACCAAAAACAGGCTTAAGTTTAAGCTATAGATTTTAA
- the dapB gene encoding 4-hydroxy-tetrahydrodipicolinate reductase gives MRIALVGYGKMGKIIDEIAQKRGHEIVARLKETPTAENLNNPDVAIEFSLPEVAFENIKACLENKIPVICGTTGWLEKKDEIEKIAVDNDSAFLYGSNFSLGVNLFFALNEKVADIMKNVDEYSCQLEEIHHIHKKDAPSGTAISIAEGIIKNNPKFNAWKLEETQGQELGIFAVREDEVPGTHSVFYKSEGDEIEIKHTAFNRNGFALGAVVAAEWIKDKKGNFAMKDVLGL, from the coding sequence ATGAGAATAGCATTAGTTGGATACGGTAAAATGGGGAAGATCATTGATGAGATTGCACAGAAGAGAGGTCATGAGATCGTGGCCCGACTGAAAGAAACTCCAACAGCTGAAAATCTTAATAATCCTGACGTAGCTATAGAATTTTCATTACCCGAAGTGGCATTTGAGAATATCAAAGCCTGCCTTGAAAACAAAATTCCGGTAATTTGCGGAACTACAGGCTGGTTGGAGAAAAAAGATGAAATTGAAAAAATTGCTGTAGACAATGATAGCGCATTCCTGTATGGTTCAAATTTTAGTTTAGGAGTCAATTTGTTTTTTGCCCTGAACGAAAAAGTAGCTGATATCATGAAAAATGTTGATGAATATTCTTGCCAGTTAGAAGAAATTCATCATATCCACAAAAAAGATGCCCCTAGCGGAACGGCAATTTCTATTGCTGAAGGGATCATCAAAAATAATCCTAAATTTAACGCTTGGAAACTGGAGGAAACTCAAGGTCAGGAACTGGGGATCTTTGCAGTACGCGAAGATGAGGTTCCGGGGACTCACAGCGTATTTTATAAAAGCGAAGGGGACGAAATTGAAATAAAACATACAGCCTTCAACAGAAACGGATTTGCACTCGGAGCTGTAGTCGCTGCAGAATGGATTAAAGATAAAAAAGGAAATTTCGCAATGAAAGACGTTTTGGGGCTTTAA
- the lepB gene encoding signal peptidase I, with the protein MDYFLTYTVYVLILSVLMGISTWKLFKKMGHSPLLAFIPFYNYFLILKETKHPKWWAILSYLPIVGPIMMSVFHIYLMKKFGKTLFQNQLLTVILPFIYMATVNYSKNVEIEDENANDLFITDEEKIAKKKDTFLGSITFAVVFATIIHVFVTQPFGIPTGSMERTLLVGDFLFVNKWSYGYRMPMRPVAIPFLQGTVMDTGQKGNPKDDPKSYVDGIKLPYTRIFQFSKPQKNDVVVFNYPRDSVHTAIDRKDPYVKRCVAVAGDTFEMRAGRLFVNGKPETVLGDQEVQHRYIVNTGSQLDIPALYNVYGFLPVQEMQSDKGYLYAFQGLTDKTAKEIKQLPQVIDMKEDVTPKEEAAVYYKDEAKTKIDTTQSIFPINKAWNQDWYGPLKIPKKGDVVTLNQETLPEYRWIISQYEHNSLENKNGKIFINGKETTQYTIKQDYYMMVGDNRDASLDARFFGFVPEENIVGKPMFTWMSIQGAFSDNSSSYQAPFKVRWDRMFKATNTGEANKTSYWWVAAMILILFFGWEYFMKLFGKKKTEDEL; encoded by the coding sequence ATGGATTATTTTTTAACTTATACAGTATATGTTCTCATTCTCTCTGTATTGATGGGGATTTCTACTTGGAAACTGTTCAAAAAAATGGGGCACAGTCCCTTATTGGCATTTATCCCTTTCTATAACTACTTCCTTATTTTAAAGGAAACAAAACATCCGAAATGGTGGGCAATTTTGTCTTACCTTCCGATAGTAGGGCCTATTATGATGTCTGTTTTCCATATTTATTTAATGAAGAAATTTGGAAAGACCCTTTTTCAGAACCAGCTTCTTACAGTGATCCTGCCATTTATCTATATGGCAACGGTGAACTACTCCAAAAATGTAGAAATAGAAGATGAAAATGCAAATGATCTCTTCATTACAGATGAAGAAAAAATAGCAAAAAAGAAAGATACCTTCCTGGGATCTATTACTTTTGCGGTGGTTTTTGCAACCATTATCCACGTTTTTGTAACACAGCCGTTCGGGATTCCTACAGGATCTATGGAAAGAACACTTCTGGTAGGTGACTTCCTTTTCGTAAATAAATGGAGCTACGGTTATAGAATGCCAATGCGTCCGGTAGCAATACCATTCCTTCAGGGAACCGTTATGGATACAGGACAGAAGGGGAATCCAAAAGATGATCCGAAATCTTATGTTGACGGTATAAAGCTACCTTATACAAGAATTTTCCAGTTCAGTAAGCCTCAGAAAAATGACGTCGTTGTATTCAACTACCCTAGAGATTCTGTGCATACAGCGATTGACAGAAAGGACCCTTATGTTAAAAGATGTGTGGCTGTTGCTGGTGATACTTTCGAAATGAGAGCCGGAAGACTTTTTGTTAACGGAAAGCCGGAAACGGTTTTAGGAGACCAGGAAGTACAACACAGATATATTGTAAATACGGGAAGTCAGTTGGATATTCCTGCATTATATAACGTTTATGGATTCCTGCCTGTACAGGAAATGCAAAGTGATAAAGGATATCTTTATGCTTTCCAGGGTCTGACAGATAAAACGGCTAAAGAAATTAAACAACTTCCTCAGGTAATTGATATGAAAGAGGATGTTACACCAAAAGAAGAAGCTGCAGTATATTATAAAGACGAAGCCAAAACTAAAATTGATACCACACAATCTATCTTCCCAATCAACAAAGCCTGGAATCAGGATTGGTACGGACCTTTAAAAATTCCAAAAAAGGGAGATGTGGTAACACTTAATCAGGAAACATTACCGGAATACAGATGGATTATTTCTCAGTATGAGCATAACAGTTTAGAGAATAAAAACGGAAAAATTTTCATTAACGGTAAAGAAACCACCCAATATACCATTAAACAGGATTATTATATGATGGTGGGAGACAACAGAGACGCTTCATTAGATGCAAGATTCTTTGGTTTCGTTCCTGAAGAGAATATTGTTGGAAAACCAATGTTCACATGGATGAGTATTCAGGGAGCTTTCTCAGACAACAGTTCTTCTTATCAGGCTCCGTTCAAGGTCCGTTGGGACAGAATGTTTAAAGCGACAAACACTGGAGAAGCCAATAAAACTTCATACTGGTGGGTAGCTGCAATGATTCTTATACTGTTTTTTGGATGGGAATATTTCATGAAATTATTCGGAAAGAAAAAGACGGAAGACGAATTATAA
- a CDS encoding WbqC family protein, whose product MNMTNVLLPVFYMPPISWFSVFLNPENEIIFEQFENFPKQTYRNRTNIYGANGRLSLIIPISHNGKKEFRDTEISYREDWRSLHWKSIKTAYQSSPYFEYYEDKFRKIFDLQEKFLFDFNLKGLEIFQQILKTEKAQSLNEEYIKKPESINFREKFSAKQPSEFQMEEYYQTFSDKLGFLKDLSVLDLICNKGPESLTYMKNIKQSY is encoded by the coding sequence ATGAATATGACGAATGTATTATTGCCGGTATTTTATATGCCCCCGATTTCATGGTTTTCAGTATTTTTAAATCCTGAAAACGAGATTATATTTGAACAGTTTGAAAATTTCCCAAAGCAGACCTACAGAAACAGAACCAATATCTATGGGGCAAACGGGAGACTTTCTTTAATCATTCCTATCAGTCATAACGGTAAAAAAGAATTCAGAGATACAGAGATTTCTTATCGTGAAGACTGGAGAAGCCTGCATTGGAAATCAATCAAAACGGCGTATCAGAGCTCCCCTTATTTTGAATATTACGAAGATAAATTCAGGAAAATATTTGATCTTCAGGAGAAATTTCTCTTTGATTTTAATCTCAAAGGATTAGAGATTTTCCAGCAGATTCTTAAAACGGAAAAGGCACAGTCTTTGAATGAAGAATATATCAAAAAACCTGAAAGTATTAATTTTAGAGAAAAATTTTCTGCAAAACAGCCTTCTGAATTTCAAATGGAAGAATATTACCAGACCTTCTCGGATAAATTAGGATTTTTGAAAGATTTGTCGGTTCTGGACCTTATTTGTAACAAAGGGCCTGAGTCTCTGACTTATATGAAAAATATTAAACAATCATACTAA
- a CDS encoding S8 family serine peptidase translates to MKKVLLAAVFLAGFSFSYAQEAQAKSVDPKEDKDLMTWYHKDFSATKVYGVNTANAYKYLESKGLKPKTVVVGVLDSGVQVDHPGLIKNVWTNPNEVPGNGKDDDGNGYIDDVHGWNFIGGKNGDIDIDNMEVTRVVAKYKPVFEGDDSTKNKANQTKMPEEFALYMKSKELFGKKSIEAKQSLQTYTMINSVIPNMVKLLGGKAVTAETLDAIKPPTDQKDAIALQVLGQVSQSPEFKGKSSADFEKLMKEQMKEAIDHFKPMSTQYDLSYDPRKEIVGDNYDDYSEKSYGNNDYEGPDAEHGTHVAGIIAGLPQGKEIQYGVASKVAKIMSVRTVPNGDERDKDVANAIRYAVDNGAKVLNMSFGKPVSPGKNVVWDAFKYAEDKGVLLVKAAGNENEDVAEHLAFPTNFKNVTDEKPFVNNVLVVGASTNRNNELRADFSNYNKKMVNVFAPGEEIYSTVPKNEYKYLQGTSMASPVVAGAAAVLLAYMPDLKPYQIIEALVKSSNLSSENKFPEYSQAGGVIDLKKAAEYAYTNFYNGKSASKAKPTKSVKKAVKK, encoded by the coding sequence ATGAAAAAGGTATTATTAGCTGCTGTTTTTCTGGCAGGATTTAGTTTCTCTTATGCTCAGGAAGCTCAGGCTAAGAGCGTTGACCCAAAAGAAGATAAAGATCTCATGACTTGGTATCATAAAGACTTTTCGGCAACAAAAGTATATGGAGTAAATACTGCAAACGCGTATAAATATTTAGAATCAAAAGGTCTTAAACCTAAGACTGTTGTAGTGGGAGTTTTAGACAGTGGTGTTCAGGTAGATCACCCGGGTCTTATAAAAAATGTATGGACGAATCCTAATGAAGTTCCCGGAAACGGAAAAGATGATGATGGAAACGGATATATCGATGATGTACACGGCTGGAACTTTATTGGCGGTAAAAACGGAGACATTGATATCGACAATATGGAGGTAACAAGAGTCGTTGCTAAATATAAGCCGGTTTTTGAAGGAGATGATTCTACAAAAAACAAAGCAAATCAGACAAAAATGCCGGAAGAATTTGCACTGTATATGAAATCTAAAGAGCTCTTCGGTAAAAAAAGCATTGAAGCAAAGCAGAGCTTACAGACCTACACCATGATCAACAGTGTAATTCCTAATATGGTAAAACTCTTAGGAGGTAAGGCTGTTACTGCTGAAACTCTTGATGCTATTAAACCTCCTACAGATCAGAAAGATGCTATTGCACTTCAGGTTTTGGGACAGGTTTCCCAAAGCCCTGAATTTAAAGGGAAATCTTCTGCAGATTTTGAGAAACTGATGAAAGAGCAAATGAAAGAGGCTATTGATCATTTTAAACCAATGTCTACGCAGTACGATCTTAGCTATGATCCGAGAAAAGAAATTGTAGGGGATAACTATGATGACTATTCTGAAAAAAGCTATGGAAATAATGACTATGAAGGACCTGATGCAGAACACGGAACACACGTTGCCGGAATTATTGCAGGGCTTCCTCAGGGTAAAGAAATACAGTATGGAGTAGCTTCTAAAGTTGCTAAAATCATGTCTGTAAGAACCGTTCCAAACGGAGACGAAAGAGATAAAGACGTTGCAAACGCCATCAGATATGCCGTTGATAACGGAGCTAAAGTTTTAAACATGAGCTTTGGAAAACCGGTATCTCCTGGAAAAAATGTAGTATGGGATGCGTTCAAATATGCTGAAGATAAAGGCGTACTTTTGGTAAAAGCAGCAGGTAACGAAAACGAAGACGTAGCAGAGCATCTTGCTTTCCCTACCAACTTTAAAAATGTTACCGATGAAAAACCTTTTGTAAACAACGTATTGGTTGTAGGAGCCAGCACCAATAGAAATAATGAGTTGAGAGCAGATTTCTCTAACTATAATAAGAAAATGGTAAACGTTTTTGCTCCGGGTGAAGAAATTTATTCTACCGTTCCTAAAAACGAGTACAAATATCTTCAAGGGACTTCCATGGCTTCGCCTGTAGTAGCAGGAGCGGCAGCGGTCTTACTGGCTTATATGCCGGATCTGAAACCTTACCAGATTATTGAAGCTCTTGTAAAAAGCAGTAACCTGAGTTCAGAAAACAAATTCCCTGAATATTCTCAGGCCGGAGGTGTTATAGATCTTAAAAAAGCAGCTGAGTATGCTTATACGAATTTCTACAACGGAAAATCAGCATCAAAAGCTAAGCCTACGAAATCCGTAAAAAAGGCTGTTAAAAAATAA
- a CDS encoding lipocalin family protein — MKKLLLAGMIGTSLFAVSCSSVKKAETSQNQRVEYLKLKGDWQIVSVDYEKGFKIKPFDEGADAQCFVGSHWRLIPNNYTGAYTLNGGGACPNLTQPIKFEVKDGNTFMFKKIAAGTKAKQNTVGYSLTITNQSTDQFSLVQNVPFDGSTVQVVYNFQRTGMK, encoded by the coding sequence ATGAAAAAGTTACTACTTGCAGGGATGATTGGAACATCACTTTTTGCAGTGTCTTGTTCCTCAGTGAAAAAAGCAGAAACATCACAAAACCAAAGAGTTGAATACCTTAAATTAAAAGGCGACTGGCAGATTGTAAGCGTCGATTATGAAAAAGGATTCAAAATCAAGCCTTTCGATGAAGGGGCAGATGCTCAGTGTTTTGTAGGAAGTCATTGGAGATTGATTCCAAATAATTACACCGGTGCCTATACTTTAAACGGAGGTGGAGCTTGTCCAAACCTTACACAGCCGATTAAATTTGAAGTAAAAGATGGCAATACTTTCATGTTCAAAAAAATCGCTGCAGGAACTAAAGCCAAGCAGAATACTGTAGGATATTCGTTAACTATTACCAACCAGTCTACAGATCAGTTTTCACTTGTACAGAATGTTCCTTTTGACGGAAGTACAGTACAGGTTGTTTACAACTTCCAGAGAACAGGAATGAAATAA
- a CDS encoding OmpA family protein yields the protein MKFTKTYIGALFLSSALLLTSCEAVQNSNHQQRGTAVGVASGAVIGGILGNNVGNGKNSALGAVLGGIIGGVAGNVIGNKMDKQAKDIKQTLPGAEVERVGDGIKITMNESIVNFAFDSSNLTSVAQNNLEKLAKVLVDNPDTNINIYGYTDSKGADAYNLSLSQRRADAVKAYLSGKGIASSRMLTKGEGEAMPVASNDTDEGRAKNRRVEFAITANEKMINEAKQGQ from the coding sequence ATGAAATTTACTAAAACATATATAGGAGCTCTTTTCTTATCATCAGCACTATTATTAACCAGCTGTGAAGCTGTTCAGAATTCTAACCACCAACAGAGAGGTACAGCAGTAGGTGTTGCATCCGGAGCTGTAATTGGAGGTATTTTAGGAAATAATGTAGGAAATGGTAAAAACTCAGCTTTAGGTGCCGTATTAGGAGGTATTATTGGTGGTGTTGCAGGTAACGTTATCGGTAACAAAATGGACAAGCAGGCTAAAGATATTAAGCAAACTTTACCGGGAGCTGAAGTAGAAAGAGTAGGAGACGGTATTAAAATTACCATGAACGAAAGCATTGTGAACTTTGCTTTTGATTCTTCAAACTTAACTTCTGTTGCTCAGAATAATCTTGAGAAATTGGCTAAAGTTCTTGTTGACAACCCGGATACTAATATTAATATCTACGGCTATACAGACAGCAAAGGTGCAGATGCTTACAACCTGTCTCTTTCTCAGAGAAGAGCAGATGCCGTAAAAGCTTATTTATCAGGAAAAGGAATTGCGTCAAGCAGAATGCTTACTAAAGGTGAAGGTGAAGCTATGCCTGTAGCCAGCAATGATACAGACGAAGGAAGAGCTAAAAACAGAAGAGTAGAATTTGCCATTACAGCAAATGAAAAAATGATTAACGAAGCCAAGCAAGGGCAGTAA
- a CDS encoding decaprenyl-phosphate phosphoribosyltransferase, protein MKKYLKLLRVEQWVKNLFVFVPLFFSGNITNLDLLTKSIFAFIIFSLAASVVYILNDYNDIEADRKHPEKRRRPLASGAISKSKAIGILTVLVIIDLALVCLAQLYFHEPLWKFTTIIGLYILINLAYTFKLKHVPIIDIFIIALGFVLRVLAGGYITGIGISQWAILLTFVLALVLAIGKRRGELINAQVSGTTRKALDGYNVQFADIALSISVTLAIVCYLMFTLSPEVQGRFHQRVFYTVIFVVFAFLRYLQQTLVYNRTESPTKIVYRDRYIQVTLVLWVAAFLIQIYFKK, encoded by the coding sequence ATGAAAAAATATCTTAAACTCCTTCGTGTTGAGCAATGGGTGAAAAACCTGTTTGTTTTTGTCCCTCTATTCTTTTCAGGAAATATTACAAATTTAGACTTACTTACTAAAAGTATCTTTGCATTCATTATTTTTTCTTTGGCAGCAAGTGTTGTGTATATACTTAATGACTATAATGATATAGAAGCAGACCGAAAACATCCTGAGAAAAGAAGAAGACCTCTCGCAAGCGGAGCTATTTCAAAATCAAAAGCAATAGGAATTCTTACAGTACTTGTGATCATTGACCTGGCTCTTGTATGCCTGGCTCAGCTTTATTTTCATGAACCTTTATGGAAATTTACCACAATTATTGGACTTTATATCCTTATTAACCTTGCGTATACCTTTAAACTTAAGCATGTACCGATTATTGATATTTTCATTATAGCTTTGGGCTTTGTACTGAGAGTCTTAGCCGGAGGATATATTACAGGGATTGGTATTTCACAATGGGCTATATTACTGACCTTTGTGCTGGCTCTTGTTTTAGCCATCGGAAAAAGAAGAGGAGAACTGATCAACGCACAGGTTTCCGGAACAACAAGAAAAGCACTGGACGGATATAATGTTCAGTTTGCAGATATTGCCCTTTCCATTTCCGTTACGCTCGCTATTGTCTGTTATCTGATGTTTACACTTTCGCCTGAAGTTCAGGGAAGATTTCATCAGAGAGTTTTCTATACGGTCATATTTGTAGTTTTTGCTTTTTTGAGGTATCTTCAGCAGACATTGGTCTATAACAGAACAGAATCTCCTACAAAAATTGTCTACAGAGACCGATATATCCAGGTAACCTTAGTACTTTGGGTAGCCGCATTTTTAATCCAGATTTATTTTAAAAAATGA